Proteins from a single region of Lysinibacillus sp. JNUCC-52:
- the argC gene encoding N-acetyl-gamma-glutamyl-phosphate reductase → MKVGIVGATGYGGLELIRFLHNHPAVEHIELFTSSEEGVVFSTKFGHLVTITDAPLQKIDYESLAKLDVVFASTPSGVTSELLPPLVGKGPRLIDLSGDFRLKNPVSYERWYGKKAAPLEIIQQSVYGLTEWNAHNVKNAALIANPGCYPTAVLLSLLPLLKERLIDSNYLVIDAKSGISGAGNKPSQTTHFSEVNESFSIYKTNTHQHIPEIEQAISLFTGVETAITFNTHLVPMTRGILSTAYAPLMPGITEQQLVACLQATYEKHPFVRVVTDVNSLATNRVKGSNYCDIFVKVDTRTNRATIVAVIDNLVKGAAGQAIQNMNVQLDLPQTTGLDVVPFFI, encoded by the coding sequence ATGAAAGTAGGAATTGTGGGAGCAACAGGATATGGAGGATTGGAGCTTATCCGCTTTTTACATAATCATCCAGCGGTAGAGCATATAGAGTTATTTACATCTTCTGAAGAAGGTGTCGTTTTTTCTACAAAGTTTGGACATTTAGTTACGATAACAGATGCGCCATTGCAAAAAATAGATTATGAGTCTTTAGCGAAATTGGATGTAGTATTTGCAAGTACGCCTTCTGGTGTGACAAGTGAACTGTTACCACCTTTAGTCGGAAAAGGTCCGAGGTTAATTGATTTATCGGGAGATTTCCGCTTAAAAAATCCAGTAAGTTACGAACGGTGGTACGGAAAAAAAGCTGCACCATTAGAAATTATTCAGCAAAGTGTATATGGCTTAACTGAATGGAATGCTCATAATGTGAAAAATGCCGCACTTATTGCGAACCCAGGATGCTATCCAACAGCGGTTCTACTTTCGTTATTACCTTTGTTAAAAGAGAGACTAATAGATTCTAATTACCTCGTGATTGATGCAAAAAGTGGAATATCAGGAGCTGGAAATAAACCATCGCAAACAACCCATTTTAGTGAAGTGAATGAAAGCTTCTCGATTTATAAAACAAACACACATCAACATATTCCAGAAATCGAGCAAGCTATTTCATTGTTTACTGGTGTAGAGACAGCCATTACTTTTAATACACATTTAGTGCCGATGACACGTGGAATTTTATCTACGGCCTATGCTCCTTTAATGCCAGGTATTACAGAGCAGCAATTAGTCGCTTGCTTACAAGCAACATATGAAAAACATCCATTTGTAAGGGTTGTAACCGATGTAAATAGCCTCGCTACAAACCGTGTAAAAGGCTCTAACTATTGTGATATTTTCGTCAAAGTCGATACCCGCACTAACCGTGCAACAATTGTCGCTGTTATTGACAATCTAGTTAAAGGGGCAGCAGGGCAAGCGATACAAAATATGAATGTGCAATTGGACTTACCTCAAACAACAGGCCTAGACGTCGTGCCATTTTTTATTTAA
- the argJ gene encoding bifunctional glutamate N-acetyltransferase/amino-acid acetyltransferase ArgJ, with amino-acid sequence MTLTASTNVMKKLSSKNIVSPKGFKAAGIHCGLKHKKKDLAILVSDVPASVAGVFTTNAVQAAPLKVTKDVVYTTKKIQAMIVNSGNANACTGKQGVKDAQTMQALAAEKLGIAANLVGVCSTGVIGEIMNMEPVASGISQLEPKDSLESAIDFAQAILTTDTVMKNTSYSTVVDGKEIIIAGVAKGSGMIEPNMATMLGFITTDANIESDVLQAALSEITNLTFNAITVDGDTSTNDTVVVMANGVAGNDSLTFAHPDWHNFYYTLKTVAEDLAKMIAKDGEGATKLIEVEVEGAISDEEARKIAKTVVGSPLVKTAVFGCDANWGRIIAAVGYSGATVDPNKITIQIGGATMVENGEPVAFSEDELIQILKMHEVKIFVSLGIGEGKGHAWGCDLTYDYVQINASYRS; translated from the coding sequence ATGACATTAACAGCATCAACGAACGTTATGAAAAAATTATCAAGTAAAAACATCGTTTCACCGAAAGGCTTTAAAGCAGCAGGTATTCATTGCGGACTAAAGCATAAGAAAAAGGATTTAGCTATTTTAGTTAGTGACGTACCTGCAAGTGTAGCTGGGGTATTTACAACAAATGCCGTTCAAGCAGCGCCATTAAAAGTAACGAAAGATGTTGTCTATACAACAAAAAAGATACAAGCAATGATTGTAAACTCTGGTAATGCAAATGCATGTACTGGGAAGCAAGGTGTAAAAGATGCGCAAACCATGCAAGCTTTAGCAGCTGAAAAGTTAGGGATAGCTGCAAATTTAGTTGGTGTTTGCTCAACAGGTGTAATCGGAGAAATTATGAATATGGAGCCAGTTGCTAGTGGGATATCACAATTAGAGCCGAAGGATAGCTTGGAGAGTGCAATCGATTTTGCGCAGGCCATATTAACGACTGATACGGTGATGAAAAATACGAGCTATAGCACAGTAGTTGATGGCAAAGAAATAATTATTGCAGGTGTAGCAAAAGGTTCAGGAATGATTGAACCGAATATGGCGACAATGCTAGGTTTTATTACGACAGATGCCAATATAGAATCGGATGTATTACAAGCAGCATTATCAGAAATTACAAACTTAACGTTTAATGCCATTACGGTAGATGGTGATACTTCGACAAACGATACGGTTGTCGTAATGGCAAATGGTGTAGCTGGCAATGATTCTTTAACATTTGCGCACCCTGATTGGCATAACTTCTACTATACATTAAAAACTGTGGCAGAGGATTTAGCGAAAATGATTGCGAAAGATGGTGAAGGTGCTACAAAACTGATTGAGGTTGAAGTAGAAGGTGCCATTTCAGATGAGGAAGCGCGTAAAATTGCTAAAACGGTTGTTGGTTCGCCACTTGTAAAAACAGCTGTATTTGGATGCGATGCCAACTGGGGACGCATCATTGCAGCAGTTGGTTATAGTGGTGCAACAGTTGACCCTAATAAAATTACAATTCAAATTGGTGGTGCAACAATGGTCGAAAACGGTGAACCAGTTGCATTTTCTGAAGATGAGTTAATTCAAATTTTAAAAATGCATGAAGTGAAAATCTTTGTGTCACTTGGTATAGGTGAAGGCAAGGGGCATGCTTGGGGATGTGACTTAACCTATGACTACGTTCAAATCAATGCATCATACCGCTCGTAA
- the argB gene encoding acetylglutamate kinase: protein MTTFKSMHHTARKRMVIKLGGSTLEGLNEAFFENFKKLQASGIELIITHGGGPAINRELAARHIESHALNGIRVTSAAAMDVVQTTLIGNVNPSLVHELTTAGIAAVGLNGFDGQLLVADFLDKDVYGFVGAVQSVNTPLLEALITAGIVPVIACVGADYNGQALNINGDTVASEVALAIGAESLLLVTDVSGIRIQDEYQTEVTPLLIAQWIEEGHIYGGMIPKVQGAIECLNAGVPSVQIVGDTLVGTTILP from the coding sequence ATGACTACGTTCAAATCAATGCATCATACCGCTCGTAAGCGCATGGTTATTAAGCTGGGTGGCAGCACGCTTGAAGGCTTAAATGAAGCATTTTTTGAGAATTTTAAAAAACTACAAGCAAGTGGTATAGAACTTATTATTACGCATGGTGGAGGTCCTGCCATTAATCGCGAGCTTGCAGCACGACATATTGAATCCCATGCATTAAATGGCATTCGTGTAACGAGCGCAGCAGCTATGGACGTTGTTCAGACTACATTAATAGGAAATGTTAATCCTTCGCTTGTGCATGAGTTAACAACAGCAGGCATTGCAGCAGTCGGGCTAAATGGCTTTGATGGCCAATTACTAGTCGCTGACTTTTTAGACAAGGACGTTTACGGCTTTGTAGGGGCGGTGCAATCGGTCAATACGCCGTTGTTAGAAGCATTAATTACAGCTGGAATAGTCCCAGTAATCGCGTGTGTTGGTGCAGATTACAATGGTCAAGCGCTGAATATTAACGGAGATACGGTAGCAAGCGAAGTGGCGCTTGCTATTGGAGCAGAAAGCTTACTGCTCGTTACGGATGTCTCAGGAATTCGTATTCAAGATGAATATCAAACAGAAGTAACGCCACTGTTAATAGCTCAATGGATTGAGGAAGGCCATATTTATGGTGGCATGATTCCAAAAGTACAAGGGGCGATCGAGTGTCTAAATGCAGGCGTTCCATCCGTGCAAATTGTTGGCGACACATTAGTCGGTACAACGATTTTGCCGTAA
- a CDS encoding acetylornithine transaminase, with the protein MSALFGNYGKRRAQIVKGQGTVVQDSDGKKYLDFTSGIAVVSLGHAHPAIVKAIQEQSETLWHMSNLFDIPGQEKVAQKLVTDTHFTYAFFCNSGAEANEAAIKLARKHTGKHHIITFEKSFHGRTFGAMSATGQGKVHNGFGPLVDKFTILPFNDVKALEATIDDSVAAIMLEMIQGEGGVNSVSPEFAAAIAKTCEDKGILLIVDEVQTGIARTGTRYAFEQTVLKPNIITLAKGLGGGFPVGAMLGTAELYETFSPGTHGTTFGGNPLAMRVAETVLENVFESSFLENVQELSAYFVKQLQANLPPSYTVQGQGLLLGIGCGDTEVAPFISAAEDKGLLLVGAGPNVIRLLPPLTVSKIEIDEAVAILKTILL; encoded by the coding sequence ATGAGCGCTTTATTTGGAAACTATGGCAAACGTCGTGCACAGATTGTTAAAGGGCAAGGAACTGTTGTGCAAGATAGTGATGGCAAAAAGTATTTGGACTTCACAAGTGGTATTGCCGTTGTTAGTCTTGGGCATGCTCACCCTGCTATCGTAAAGGCTATACAGGAACAGAGCGAAACACTTTGGCATATGTCGAATTTATTTGATATACCTGGGCAAGAGAAGGTAGCTCAAAAATTAGTTACAGATACACATTTTACGTATGCGTTTTTCTGTAATAGCGGTGCGGAAGCGAATGAAGCGGCAATTAAGCTGGCTCGTAAGCATACAGGAAAACATCATATTATTACATTTGAAAAATCATTTCATGGCCGTACATTTGGGGCTATGTCAGCAACTGGTCAAGGCAAGGTACATAATGGGTTTGGACCACTTGTTGATAAATTTACAATACTGCCATTCAATGACGTCAAGGCCCTTGAAGCAACGATAGACGATTCAGTTGCAGCCATTATGCTGGAAATGATTCAAGGTGAGGGCGGTGTGAATAGCGTATCGCCTGAATTTGCTGCAGCAATTGCAAAAACTTGTGAGGATAAAGGCATTTTATTGATTGTTGATGAGGTGCAAACAGGAATCGCTAGAACAGGAACCCGATATGCATTTGAACAAACGGTTTTGAAGCCGAATATCATAACGTTAGCAAAAGGCTTAGGGGGAGGTTTCCCAGTAGGCGCAATGTTAGGGACAGCTGAATTGTATGAAACGTTTAGCCCAGGGACACATGGTACAACGTTTGGAGGCAATCCTTTAGCAATGCGTGTTGCTGAAACGGTCCTTGAAAACGTTTTTGAGTCAAGCTTTTTAGAAAATGTACAAGAATTATCAGCCTATTTTGTCAAGCAACTACAAGCCAATTTACCGCCAAGCTATACAGTACAAGGTCAAGGTTTATTACTTGGGATTGGCTGTGGCGATACAGAGGTAGCACCTTTTATTTCAGCAGCGGAGGACAAAGGTTTACTTCTTGTAGGAGCAGGACCAAATGTTATTCGACTTTTACCACCGCTTACTGTGTCTAAAATAGAGATTGATGAAGCAGTAGCCATTTTAAAAACCATTTTACTATAA
- a CDS encoding NAD-dependent epimerase/dehydratase family protein produces the protein MKILVLGGTRFFGKKLVELCLQNKHDVTILTRGQSGNPFGEQVQQITVDRNDVQALTKALANTTWDIVYDNICYSPNEAHEMAQLLQNKTKKLVFTSTLATYEADGKMKTEADFNPYKYEIRMGDINDFSYGEGKRQAEAVLFKEATFPVVAVRFPIVLGEHDYTRRLHFHVEHILKAQPISLPNVDTKMSFISDDEAAAFLYFAGVSPIEGPYNATASGTISLKALLELIEKETGKLAKVSLVGGDENSQSPYGIPNHWYMSNTKAEAAGFTFSQLNEWLPSLVNKLVKQLQ, from the coding sequence ATGAAAATTTTAGTTTTAGGTGGCACGCGCTTTTTCGGTAAAAAATTAGTGGAGCTTTGCCTTCAAAATAAACATGACGTAACAATTTTAACTCGCGGCCAAAGTGGTAATCCATTTGGAGAACAAGTTCAACAGATAACTGTTGATCGCAACGATGTTCAAGCATTAACAAAAGCATTAGCTAATACGACATGGGATATCGTCTACGATAATATTTGCTATTCACCGAACGAAGCACATGAAATGGCTCAGCTACTACAAAACAAGACGAAAAAGCTTGTCTTCACCTCTACATTAGCTACTTATGAAGCAGATGGAAAGATGAAAACCGAGGCTGATTTTAACCCATATAAATACGAGATTCGTATGGGCGATATTAATGATTTCTCATACGGCGAAGGTAAACGTCAAGCAGAGGCAGTCCTTTTTAAAGAAGCGACATTCCCTGTTGTCGCTGTGCGTTTCCCAATTGTTCTTGGAGAGCACGACTATACACGCCGCTTACATTTCCATGTAGAACACATTTTAAAGGCACAACCTATCTCTTTGCCGAATGTTGATACAAAAATGAGTTTTATTTCAGATGATGAAGCAGCAGCATTTCTATATTTTGCTGGTGTTTCACCGATTGAAGGTCCTTACAATGCCACAGCATCAGGCACTATTTCATTGAAAGCATTACTCGAATTAATTGAGAAGGAAACTGGAAAACTTGCAAAAGTTTCACTTGTTGGCGGCGATGAAAATTCTCAATCACCTTATGGAATTCCAAATCATTGGTATATGTCGAATACAAAGGCAGAAGCAGCAGGGTTCACATTTAGCCAACTAAACGAATGGCTTCCTAGCCTTGTAAATAAGTTGGTAAAACAACTGCAATAG